A region of the Bacillota bacterium genome:
GGTTCTATGCGACGAGGCTCGGCATGGCGGCTGTTGACCTCGCGAGCCGGGGCGAGTTCGGAAAGATGCCGGCGTTCGCGGGCGGAGAGATCAAGGTCGTCGACCTTGCCACCGCTGTCGGCAAGACCAAGGTCGTGCCGGAGTCCCTCTACAAGGAAGCGATGACCCTCTTCAAGTAAGCCTACGGGGGCTCGCTCCTCGGCGTGCAAGGCCGCAGGTATGAGGGTGAGTCTCATGGGTCTCGATACCATAGCCACCGCCTGGGTTCCTTCCATAACGTTCCTGGGCGGAGGCTTTTTCCTTATGGCCGTAGGAGTCCCCATCTCCTCGCTGGCCATGTTCAGCTTCCTCGCTATCGCCATGCAGGCACGCGGCTGGTCCTGGCTATACTCGGCGCTGGTCGCGGGGTTCTTCACCGCCGCGGGGCATGCCGGATCATACGTTGTTTTCCGCGCCGCTGGCAACCCCATCTTCGAGAGGCTCGCCCGACGGCAGCCTGAGGCGTCCCGTGTCCTTGCACGGCTGAAAGCAGCCATCGGCCGCGGACACCCTCGCGTGGCGCTCGAGCTCTTCGCTCTGCGCTGGGTAGGCGCGGGGTACAGCCAGGTGTTCTGGCTCCTGGGGGTCCTGGGAAGCGGAACCGCCAACACCGTGCGCAACCTCCTCCTCGCGGACCTCCTCTGGGCCGCGACGTGGTCCTGGGCGCTTGCCAACGTCATCCCCGACGCCCCCGCACTGGCAAGGCACATGTCGGTGGCCGGCTGGGTGCTCCTCGGCGCCGGCGTGCTCGCCGCCGTAGCCCGGCAGGTGGCTTCCCGCGTGCGCGCGAATTCCGGGCCGCGGAGACGCTAGGTCTGCCGGGCGTGGCACGGCACGGCGGGTCACTCCTGTGAGGTCAGGGCCTCGAGCGCGCGCTCGTACACTTCGAGGTCGCGGGAGCTGAAGAGCACGAACCTTACCTCGTCAAGGCTCGGTCCTTCCGAGTCGCTCAGGAAATCCCGCACGGCTCCCAGCGCCACTCGAGCCGCCCTCTCTATCGGAAACCCGTACGCCCCGGTGCTGATCGATGGGAACGAGATCGTGCGCAGCCCGTGCTCCGTCGCAAGCTGGAGGCTGCTGCGGTAAGCGCTTGCGAGCGTTTCGTCCTCGCCATGTCCGCCGCCCTGCCAAATGGGCCCGACCGTGTGGATGACGTACCGCGCCTTGAGTCGTCCGCCCGTTGTGATCACGGCTTTTCCGGCAGGTAAGCGCCCACTTTCCTTCCGTATCCTCATGCACTGCTCATGGATCTCCGGTCCGCCGGCCCGGTGTATGGCTCCGTCCACTCCGCCTCCTCCTGCCAGCTCGGAGTTTGCGGCGTTCACGATGGCGTCAGTTGGTTGCTCGGTTATGTCCCCTCGCACGAGCCTCAGCAGCGTTCGTCCCACGGTGACTTCCATTCTCGGAATCCCCCTCTCTCCGTTTGCGCTTGTTAGCGCTCGTTTGCGTGTAACCCAAGTATGAGATTCTGGCGTGGGGCGCGCGTTCCTTCCAGGCTGTGCTGGCTGTGCTCTCGCCTTGCGCGTCGGGCGCGCGCTCAGCTCCGCGCGCCCTGGGCGGGACAAGCGCTCCCGCACAGCGCCGCCGGACGGGGAGTGCCGCACTTGTGAGTGTACTGTGACGATGAAGGAGGATTCAGGCATGTAAACGTAGAAAGATTCAGAGCACGGGGACTACGCGCGGGACACCGCGAACGACAGACGCGCTCAACGGATGACTCGCCGTCGAGCTTTGCGACGAGACGAGACTCGGAGGTGGGACCTGTGGAAGTCGGTGGGTACCTTCTGCCGGATGACCTGTACTATGACCCGAACCACAGCTGGGGAAGGGTAGAGGGATCCGTCGTGACGGTCGGGCTGAACGATTTCGCTCAGAAGCTGGCCGGAGAGTTCGTGTCATGTGATCTCCCGGCGGTTGGCAAGAAGGTTCAGCAAGGGAAACCTGTGGCTGCGGTCGAGTCTGGCAAGTGGGTTGGGCGCATATACGCTGTGGTAGGAGGCGAAGTCATAGAGGTCAACGAGAAACTGGAGGACGACCCGACTCTCCTCAACACCGACCCCTACGGTGAAGGCTGGGTTTTCAAAGTCAAGATGGAGGATCCCGGCGAACTCGCCAACCTCATGCAGGGCGACAAGGCGGCGAGGTGGCTCGAGGAGGAAATCGAGAAACACGCAAAGTAGCGTCCGGGCAGATAGTCGCAGGCTGGACAGGTGAGGGCGGGACAGCCGCGGGCGGGACAGGCACGGGCGGGGCAGACACCTAGCGTCCCCCTCGGGTATCTTGAGTGAATCTCCTGAGTGCGCGCAAGCGAGGGCCGGCGATCGCCTCACTTGCCAAGGAGGTCTTGTATCGTGGAACGAGGCTCCAGTGCAGAGAAGGACGGAGTTGTCGTTACCGTGCTCGATCCCAAGTTCAAGTACGAGATCGCGACCGAGCCCGGAGGCGAGAACATCAAGTACTGCTTCCAGTGCGGCACGTGCACGTCGGGGTGCCCCGTGGCGGAGCTGGACGGCAAGTACAACCCACGACGCATCATCAGGATGGCGATTCTGGGGATGCGCGAAAGGGTGCTGTCTAGCGACTTCATCTGGCTGTGTTCCACGTGCTACACCTGCTACGAAAGATGTCCACAGGACGTCAGGATAACAGAGGTCATGAACGCCCTGAAGAACATGGCCGTGAGGGCAGGGTACGTCCATCCTGCGTTCCGGGCCCAGGCAGAACTCATAGCCGCGCACGGGAGGCTGTACGAGGTTGATGAGTTTACGAACGAGAAGCGCGCCGAGCTTGGGCTTCCCACGCTTCCCAGCGGCTCGCCGGAGGTGGCCGAGATATACGGGATGACCGGGCTTGCGAGCCTACTCTCTGGCAAAGGTGCGTGATTGGCGATGAAGTACGCCATCTTCCTTGGTTGCACGGTCCCAGTGCGTAACCTCAGCTACGAACTGTCGGCTAGGCGCGCGGCCGCTTGTCTCGGGGTTGAGTTCGTCGACATCCCTGAGTTCAGCTGTTGCGGCTACCCCACGAGGTCGGTGCATCACGAGACATCGCTGCTCCTCGCGGCGCGGAACCTTGCGCTCGCCGAGGAGAGGGGGCTTGACATCTGCAC
Encoded here:
- a CDS encoding O-acetyl-ADP-ribose deacetylase is translated as MEVTVGRTLLRLVRGDITEQPTDAIVNAANSELAGGGGVDGAIHRAGGPEIHEQCMRIRKESGRLPAGKAVITTGGRLKARYVIHTVGPIWQGGGHGEDETLASAYRSSLQLATEHGLRTISFPSISTGAYGFPIERAARVALGAVRDFLSDSEGPSLDEVRFVLFSSRDLEVYERALEALTSQE
- the gcvH gene encoding glycine cleavage system protein GcvH encodes the protein MEVGGYLLPDDLYYDPNHSWGRVEGSVVTVGLNDFAQKLAGEFVSCDLPAVGKKVQQGKPVAAVESGKWVGRIYAVVGGEVIEVNEKLEDDPTLLNTDPYGEGWVFKVKMEDPGELANLMQGDKAARWLEEEIEKHAK
- a CDS encoding 4Fe-4S dicluster domain-containing protein; this translates as MERGSSAEKDGVVVTVLDPKFKYEIATEPGGENIKYCFQCGTCTSGCPVAELDGKYNPRRIIRMAILGMRERVLSSDFIWLCSTCYTCYERCPQDVRITEVMNALKNMAVRAGYVHPAFRAQAELIAAHGRLYEVDEFTNEKRAELGLPTLPSGSPEVAEIYGMTGLASLLSGKGA